TTTTTAGACTATAATCAATATCAATTATCATAATTATAAATACTTTAGGCTTTTTATGGAAAACAAATATATAATAGAAATAGAGAATTTATCTCATAGTTATTCAAAGAAAATCATTTACAAAGACCTTAACCTAAAAATAAAAAAAGGTTCAATCTTTGGAATATTAGGGAAAAATGGTGTAGGAAAATCTACTTTAATCAATATCTTAATGGGTTATATCAAACCCAAAAATGGTTTATGCAAAATATTTAATGAACCCTCTCATAATCTTTCTGTAAAAGCAAAAAAAGAGATAGCTTTACTTCATGAAGGATTTATATCCTATGACTTTATGAGTATAAAAGAGTATGAAAAATTTTTTTCATCTTTTTATACAAACTGGGATGAAAAGATATTTTATGAACTAATTGATTTAATGGGTTTTGCTTATGAACAAAAACTAAGTACCTTATCTTTTGGGCAAAAATCTCAAGTAGTTTTAGGAAGTCTTTTTGCACAAAATGCAAAACTACTAATTTTAGATGATTATTCAATGGGCTTAGATGCAGGATATAGAAGGCTTTTTATTGATTATTTAAAAGAGTATATAAAAGAAAAAGAGATTACAGTTTTAATAACATCTCATGTAATGGAAGATTTAGTTGATTTAATTGATGATTTTATAATAGTTCAAAAAGGTGGAGAAATCTATCAAAACAAAATTAATAACTTTATAAAAGAGTTTAGATGTTATGAATTTAATAATGAAAAGATAGAAAAGAGATTGATTCATAGGGTTGAGGAGTATAAAAACAATAAAAAGCTTTATAGCTTTTATGATATTAAAAATTTAAAAGAACTTGAAACAACTTTTGAAGATAAATTTTTAGGTTTTGTGGGGAAATACTAATGATAAAAGCAATTATAAAAAAAGAGTGGCTTAAAATCAAGTATTTAGTTTTATTTCTATTTCTTATTACTATTTCTGTCTTAATTCACTTTTATATTAATTTAGAGTTTCTATTTAAAACTGTAGAACCAGAATCAATGATGTGGTATAGGTTTTCTAGTTTAGAACAAAAACCTTATGATTATTTAGCGTATCTATTTTATTTAATAAGTATTGCTATCTCTTTATTTCAGTTTATTCCAGAAAGAGTAAAAAATAGAGTTAAAATGATAATTCATTTTCCAATAAGTATCTCAAAATCTATTTTTTTACATCTTTTTGTAGGAGCTATTTATATATCTATTCTATCTTTGTTTATAAGTTCTTCTACTTCTTATATTCTTAGTTTTTATTACCCAAGTGAAATTATAACTATTGCATTAAAAGATTTTTTCTTCTATTTTTTAGGCTCTTTGATTTTATATTTTGGAGTAAGTAGTGCTATTATAGAAAAAAACTCTACTATAAGTATTATAAAACTCTCGCTTTCAATTTTATTTATTTTTATTTTTCATAAAAATATTTTTAATACAAATGATTTATTATGGATTATTGTCTCATTATTTCTGATAACGCTAGTTCTTGATAGTTTTTATAGTATTAAAGAGCAAAGAGTAAATACTATTTCTTTTAAGTTTTTAACTATAAGTTCTATCTTTATAGTAGGCTATTTTGCAAGTATTTCCTATAAAGAAGAGTTTAAAAAAGAGTTTAATAAATATTATATTTTCTACTCTCCTATTATAAAAGAGTTTGTTTATCAAAAAAACTTTGGAGAGCATAATTTTGAGTATGGAATAAAAGATAAAAAAACTTTTGATAGAGAGACTTATGAATCATATTTACCTTTTGTATATTGGAGAAATTTAGATATTCAAAAAAAGCTTCCTATTATGATTGATACTGAAACTTTTGATAAAGAGCTAATTCGAGACTCAAGGTTAAGCTTCTCTTTTAAACCAGAATTTTTAAAAGAACAAGAACTTAAACTCTACCCTTTTTTAAATCCAAATAGTAAAATAGGAATGATTAAATTTCCAGAAGAAGTTTTAATTTTTGAAGATAAGAAAATTACAGCTTATAATTTTGATGAAAAACTTGACAAAAAACTAAGTGAAGAACTTACC
This sequence is a window from Halarcobacter bivalviorum. Protein-coding genes within it:
- a CDS encoding ATP-binding cassette domain-containing protein codes for the protein MENKYIIEIENLSHSYSKKIIYKDLNLKIKKGSIFGILGKNGVGKSTLINILMGYIKPKNGLCKIFNEPSHNLSVKAKKEIALLHEGFISYDFMSIKEYEKFFSSFYTNWDEKIFYELIDLMGFAYEQKLSTLSFGQKSQVVLGSLFAQNAKLLILDDYSMGLDAGYRRLFIDYLKEYIKEKEITVLITSHVMEDLVDLIDDFIIVQKGGEIYQNKINNFIKEFRCYEFNNEKIEKRLIHRVEEYKNNKKLYSFYDIKNLKELETTFEDKFLGFVGKY
- a CDS encoding DUF4857 domain-containing protein, with product MIKAIIKKEWLKIKYLVLFLFLITISVLIHFYINLEFLFKTVEPESMMWYRFSSLEQKPYDYLAYLFYLISIAISLFQFIPERVKNRVKMIIHFPISISKSIFLHLFVGAIYISILSLFISSSTSYILSFYYPSEIITIALKDFFFYFLGSLILYFGVSSAIIEKNSTISIIKLSLSILFIFIFHKNIFNTNDLLWIIVSLFLITLVLDSFYSIKEQRVNTISFKFLTISSIFIVGYFASISYKEEFKKEFNKYYIFYSPIIKEFVYQKNFGEHNFEYGIKDKKTFDRETYESYLPFVYWRNLDIQKKLPIMIDTETFDKELIRDSRLSFSFKPEFLKEQELKLYPFLNPNSKIGMIKFPEEVLIFEDKKITAYNFDEKLDKKLSEELTSLTKKHKVSFPIKKVWGKATNLKPFDLGYFFLDSKNRLFRLNRADDITYLNEISYPKEIDLAYIRISENRQKQFAGYAISKNSDFYLLDYHSFEFKKIDLKEFDYKKMRLQLISNPKYYLIRYTDEENYFVSLFDKKLNKLEEEVFK